TACGTGTAGCAGTTTCATGAAATTTTCCTTGAGACGTTGGGTTGCCGACCACGGGCGCAATCGATAAGAATCCCAAGTATGGGATCGAAAAGTGCTTCGAACTAGCTGGTAGAATCGGATTGCATTCGTCCATTTATGGAGCAATGACATGCTCGATCTGAATGATCTCGCCTTGTTCGTCGAGGTGGTTCGCGCGGGTAGCTTTTCCGAGGCGGCGAGGCGTCTGCGCATGCCTGCCAATACGCTGAGCCGACGCATCGATCAGCTCGAAGGACAACTAAGCACTCGTCTGCTGCATCGGTCGACGCGCAAACTCACACTCAGCACGGAAGGTCAAACGCTGTTCGAGCGCTATGCGCCGGCGATCGATCAGATTCTTGAAATCGGGCGACACCATGGCGATCAGCAGACACCCTCCGGCTCGGTTCGCGTCACCGCTCTGGCTGGCCTGTTCGAAATCTTCCGCATTGAATGGTTGATAGATTTCTACACGCGCTATCCGAACATCAGCATCGAGTTCGTGCTCGACGATACGCCGTCCGATCTGATCGCCGAGCGTGTCGACCTGGCCTTGCGCATGGGCGTCGAGACGGGCAGTGGCTTCAGGGTGCGCAGGCTGGCGCCGGGTGAAACGATCCTCGCGGCAAGTCCGGCCTATCTGGAACGACGCCCTGCCCCGCGTACGCCGCGTGAACTCGCCGAACACGACTGCCTGACGATTTCGAATCGCCAGGGTCGCAATATGTGGCGCCTGGAGGGGCCGCGCGGCACTCAGGACGTGTCGATCAATAGCCGGTTCGCGGTGAACGACATGCGAGTGCTGACGCAGGCTTGTGTCGCCGGACTGGGTATTGCGCTGCTGCCGCAGTTGCTCGTCGACTCGATCATTGAAGAGGGGAAACTGGTACGCGTGCTGCCTGCCTGGCGGCGATCAAGCACCGAACTCGGCCTGCAGCTCGTGTACACGAGCCGCCCGCCCGTGCCGCCTGCAGTAGCGGTCTTCGCCGAATATCTTTTGGAGAAACTCGGCGACGCGATGTCAATTCCCTCACACAGCCGTGCGCGCCGATAATCATGGCGCGCCGCGATCCTGATAGCGGTAAAACCCGAAGGGGTCTATAGCAATGCCCAGACACAATCCACCACTGCGCCGCAGTCAGAAAGCGCCCATGACCGGGGCGAGGCGCCGCTTTCTCATCATCAGCGGAATCGTTCTGTTAGCGGCGTTCGGCTGGCTCCTGATGATCATCGTCCAACCCGCATTCCAGCGCACCATCGTCATGACCAGCGGTGCGGACAACGGCATCTATCGCGGATTTGCGGATCGCTATGCGCCCATTCTGAAGCGCGCGGGCATCAAACTCGATATCCGCAGTTCTTCGGGCTCCGTGGAAAATTACGAGCGGCTGAGGGACCCGAATAGCGCCTACGAAGTCGGTTTCATTCAGTCGGGCACCACCACCCCGAAGGAAACCGACAATCTGCAAACGATCGCTGCCGTGTCGTACGAACCGATCTGGGTGTTCTATCGCGGCGACACCACGGTCGACCGGCTGTCGCAACTGCGCGGAAAGAAGATTTCTATGGGCGTGCCAGGCAGTGGCCTGCTCAATGTTGCGCAGGTATTGCTCGGCTATAGCGGCATCACGAGCCAGAACTCCACGCTGCTGCAAATGGATGCGTCCGCTGCGTATCAGGGGCTCGAAAGCGGCCAGATCGACGCTGCGTTCTTCATCGGCCGGCCCGACGCCGACATGCAGAAGACACTGCTGAACAGCGGGCTGAAGTTGATGAGTTTCTCGCAGGCCGATGCGCTGGTTCAGAAGTTCCCGTCGCTTTCGAAGATTGTCTTGCCGCGTGCGTCGACGAGTGTCGCTGAAGACCTTCCACGCACCGACGTCACGCTGCTCGCCGCAACGGCACTCCTCGTTTCGAAAGACACGATGCATCCGGCTCTCGTCTATCTGCTGCTCGATGCGGCCCACGCCGTTCACGGTGGCGAGGACTACTTCACACCGCTCGGCACGTTTCCGAATCTGAAGACGGAAGAATTCCCGATCTCCGACGAAAGCGCACGCTACTTCAAATCCGGCCAGCCTTTCCTGTACCGCTATCTGCCGTTCTGGCTCGCGAGCCTGATTGAACGACGGCTGTTGATCCTCGTGCCGTTCGCGGCTCTTCTCTTTGGTTTGATTCAGGCATTGCCACGCCTCGTCGAATCGCGAATAAAAAAGCGATTCGTCGTCTGGTATCGCGAGATCAAGGCACTGGAAGACGAGGTGTGGAACAGCCGCGAGCCGACCCACTCACAGATCGCACAATGGCGCGACGAGATCGAAAACATCGACGCGAATGCGAGCCAGATACGGATTCCATATCGCTATTTTCAGGACGTCTACGCGCTCAAGCAGGCAATTGGTGTCGTGCGGGACAGAATCGCAAATGCTGCGGAGCGAGCGAAGGGATAGCGACATGTCGTTCGTCAGTTCGACTCCGTTTTCACCCGCCGTAAAGCTAACGCAGCGCCCTTCGTAAAATCTTCCCAACGGTCGACTTCGGGAGCGCTTCCCTGAACTCGAATTGGCGCGGCACCTTGTAGTTCGTTAGATTCTCGCGACACCAGGCTTGCAGCGCGTCCGCAGTCAATCGCGAGTCCCGGGCGACTACGAACACTTTCAACGCTTCACCCGTCTTCGCATCTTGCACGCCGATACAGGCGCACTCGCTAACGCCGGGATGGCTGGCGACCACTTTCTCGATTTCGTTGGGATAGACATTGAATCCGGACACGAGGACCAGATCCTTCTTCCGGTCGACAATCGTGACGTAGCCTTGTCCATCCATTACCGCGACGTCACCGCTGCGTAAAAAACCGTCTGACGTAAAGGACGATTGTGTTTCCTCCGGGCGGTTCCAGTATCTACTCATCACCTGGGGTCCCTTCACGACGATTTCCCCGGGCATCCCCGGCCTCACGTCATGCCCGTCGTCGTCGAGCAATCTCACTTCTGTAGACGCCACGGGCACCCCCACTGTCTGCTCGCGGCCGCTTGCTCCCACCGGCGTCATGCAGACCGTAGGCGACGCCTCAGTCAGCCCATATCCGCCGGAGAGCGCACATCCTGTCAACTCGCTCCATTTTTCCGCAACCGCAGGCTGGACGGCTGCGCCCGCGCCGCACGTATACGCGAGGCCGGTGAAATCGAGTTTTCCAAAAGGCTCGAAATCAATCAAGGCGTTGAACAGCGTGTTCACTCCGACGAAAAAAGAAAAGCGATGCTTGCGCCATTGATCGACCAGGGTAGAAAGGTCGCGCGAGTTTGGAATGAGAACATTCTTCCAGCCACGCGCAGCCGAAAGCAGACAATTACCGGTCAACGCCATGATGTGATACATCGGCAGCACGGTCACGACGCAAACGTCGGCACCATCCAACACGGGCCGAAGCCACGTCGACAACTGAAGAACATTCGCGATGACGTTCCGATGAGTCAACACTGCGGCTTTCGGATTTCCCGTTGTCCCGCCCGTATACTGTAGAAATGCAATCGCATCGGGTGCTACCGGCAACTGCGGCCTCGATCGATGACGTCCAGCTTCGACCGCTGCGACGAAGCTCGTTTGCGCCTCCGCGCGCGCCAACTGTGCATCTTCGTGTGCTCCCCGCGGAGCGTTGCGCAGCGACGGGAGCCTGGCAATCTCGTCTGGCGTCGCCAGAATCAATCGGCAATTCACCTCACTCGCTGCCGCACGGGCCACCGTTTGTGCCCCTTCCCAGGCGACGAGGATCGTCGCTCCACTGTCCTCCAGGTGAAAGCGGACTTCCCGCTCGGTGTAGTGTGGATTCAGGTTGACCACAACCATGCCCGCGCGCAGCACGCCGAATAGCGCCAGGGAGTATTGCGGAACATTGGGCATCATGAGCGCGACGCGGCTGCCTGACGGCAGACGTTCAATGAGCTGCAGGTAGGTCGCGAACGCTTCGCTCAACTCGTCAATCGCTGCGTAGTCGAGTTCGACGTCTGCGCAGCATAGGGCGGTTCGAGCGGGATACGCCGCGGCCGTTCTGGTCAGGAAGTCCGCTATCGATCCGCATTCCTCAAGATCGATATCGGCGGGCACACCCGTTGGATACTGCTCAAGCCAATTCCGTTGCACGCTCGTCTCCTTCTCATGTTCGATGATCTGTGCCGATTCGGTGTGCGCGGCTACCGCAGTGCTTCCTTGACGAAATCGAGCCGGTCTTGCCCAAAGAACATCTCGTCGCCTACGAACATCGTCGGCGCGCCAAACAGACCTCGAGCAACGGCTGCCTCGGTTTCCGTCTTCAGCCGCTCCTTCACCGCGGGATCCTCTGCAAACTGCAACAGGAGCGCGCTATCGAGACCGGCGCCTTCGAGAACGGCATGCACCGTGGGCAAGTCGCCCATATTGCGGGGTTGCTCCCACATTGCGCGAAACACCGTACTGACATAGCGAAGGAACAGCTGCTCGTCATGCATCTGCGCACCGGTTGCAGCGCGCATGAGCATCAGCGTGTTGATCGGGAAATGCGGATTATGGGTGTACTGGACGCCATAGCGCCGGGCAAAGCGCGCGAGATCAATCTGCATCCAGGCGCCTTTTGCAGGTATGGCCGCCGGGGACGCATTGTTCGTCGCCTTGTGGATACCTCCCAGCAGGACTGGCCGATACACCAGTTCAGCACCGCTTTGAGCAGCGATGCCTGGCAGTTGCGTCCAGGCGAGATAGCTCGCCGGGCTTCCGAAGTCAAAATAGAACTCTACGGTTTTCACTATCTCTTGCCCCCTAACACTTCATATCCGGCCCCCGATGCGATTCGCGCCGGACATCCCGGAAAGGTCATTGATAAACAAGCGTTAACTGAACGAAGGTTATGCTATTCTCATTCGACACCCTGACCAGATCCTGACCATGCGCTATTCAAGCTCACACAAAGAGGAAACGCGTCGCAAACTCATCGAAAGCAGCCGCGCCATTGCGAAGGAAGGCGGTTTTGCGACCACGGGTATCGATGCGCTGATGGCGTCGATCGGGCTCACAGGCGCCGCGTTCTACAATCATTTCCCTTCCAAGCAGGCGCTCTTCGACGCCCTCGTCGGCGAGGAGGCGTCCAACAGCGCCGATCTGCTAGCGGTAGACGACGGCGCGCCCGACGCCGATCTAGGCAAGCGCCTGAGAAGCTACCTGAGCACGTATCACGTTCTGCATCCCGAATCGGGTTGTGCGCTACCCGCGATCGGCCCGGAAATCGCTCGAGGCACGCCCACCGCGCGCGCGGAAGTCGAAAAGGCGCTCAAGCGCATCCAGAAGAGCTGGAGTGCTCACCTCGACGACAAGGACACCGCCTGGGCAGTCATGGCGCAATGTGTCGGCGCCCTTGTGCTTGCGCGCACGGTGGAAAGCGAGCGCACCAAGCGTGAAATTCTCGCGTCCAGCCGGCGACTTCTGGGCGAAGCGCTCGACATCGACACCTTGAAGTAGCCTTCGCATTTCGGGCGCGCCTTTC
The nucleotide sequence above comes from Paraburkholderia flagellata. Encoded proteins:
- a CDS encoding TetR/AcrR family transcriptional regulator → MRYSSSHKEETRRKLIESSRAIAKEGGFATTGIDALMASIGLTGAAFYNHFPSKQALFDALVGEEASNSADLLAVDDGAPDADLGKRLRSYLSTYHVLHPESGCALPAIGPEIARGTPTARAEVEKALKRIQKSWSAHLDDKDTAWAVMAQCVGALVLARTVESERTKREILASSRRLLGEALDIDTLK
- a CDS encoding AMP-binding protein codes for the protein MQRNWLEQYPTGVPADIDLEECGSIADFLTRTAAAYPARTALCCADVELDYAAIDELSEAFATYLQLIERLPSGSRVALMMPNVPQYSLALFGVLRAGMVVVNLNPHYTEREVRFHLEDSGATILVAWEGAQTVARAAASEVNCRLILATPDEIARLPSLRNAPRGAHEDAQLARAEAQTSFVAAVEAGRHRSRPQLPVAPDAIAFLQYTGGTTGNPKAAVLTHRNVIANVLQLSTWLRPVLDGADVCVVTVLPMYHIMALTGNCLLSAARGWKNVLIPNSRDLSTLVDQWRKHRFSFFVGVNTLFNALIDFEPFGKLDFTGLAYTCGAGAAVQPAVAEKWSELTGCALSGGYGLTEASPTVCMTPVGASGREQTVGVPVASTEVRLLDDDGHDVRPGMPGEIVVKGPQVMSRYWNRPEETQSSFTSDGFLRSGDVAVMDGQGYVTIVDRKKDLVLVSGFNVYPNEIEKVVASHPGVSECACIGVQDAKTGEALKVFVVARDSRLTADALQAWCRENLTNYKVPRQFEFREALPKSTVGKILRRALR
- a CDS encoding LysR family transcriptional regulator produces the protein MLDLNDLALFVEVVRAGSFSEAARRLRMPANTLSRRIDQLEGQLSTRLLHRSTRKLTLSTEGQTLFERYAPAIDQILEIGRHHGDQQTPSGSVRVTALAGLFEIFRIEWLIDFYTRYPNISIEFVLDDTPSDLIAERVDLALRMGVETGSGFRVRRLAPGETILAASPAYLERRPAPRTPRELAEHDCLTISNRQGRNMWRLEGPRGTQDVSINSRFAVNDMRVLTQACVAGLGIALLPQLLVDSIIEEGKLVRVLPAWRRSSTELGLQLVYTSRPPVPPAVAVFAEYLLEKLGDAMSIPSHSRARR
- a CDS encoding 2-hydroxychromene-2-carboxylate isomerase, giving the protein MVKTVEFYFDFGSPASYLAWTQLPGIAAQSGAELVYRPVLLGGIHKATNNASPAAIPAKGAWMQIDLARFARRYGVQYTHNPHFPINTLMLMRAATGAQMHDEQLFLRYVSTVFRAMWEQPRNMGDLPTVHAVLEGAGLDSALLLQFAEDPAVKERLKTETEAAVARGLFGAPTMFVGDEMFFGQDRLDFVKEALR
- a CDS encoding TAXI family TRAP transporter solute-binding subunit, coding for MTGARRRFLIISGIVLLAAFGWLLMIIVQPAFQRTIVMTSGADNGIYRGFADRYAPILKRAGIKLDIRSSSGSVENYERLRDPNSAYEVGFIQSGTTTPKETDNLQTIAAVSYEPIWVFYRGDTTVDRLSQLRGKKISMGVPGSGLLNVAQVLLGYSGITSQNSTLLQMDASAAYQGLESGQIDAAFFIGRPDADMQKTLLNSGLKLMSFSQADALVQKFPSLSKIVLPRASTSVAEDLPRTDVTLLAATALLVSKDTMHPALVYLLLDAAHAVHGGEDYFTPLGTFPNLKTEEFPISDESARYFKSGQPFLYRYLPFWLASLIERRLLILVPFAALLFGLIQALPRLVESRIKKRFVVWYREIKALEDEVWNSREPTHSQIAQWRDEIENIDANASQIRIPYRYFQDVYALKQAIGVVRDRIANAAERAKG